Below is a genomic region from Haliotis asinina isolate JCU_RB_2024 chromosome 14, JCU_Hal_asi_v2, whole genome shotgun sequence.
CATCTCTTAACTTACTGGAGTTTTATAAACAATGACAGATTTAAGATATTTTGTTCATTGCGAGAACATAGATTGAAAAGCTACATCCGGGGGTTTTGAGAGGTAATACAAATAATTTGATATACATTTCTTTCTAATGAGGAGgcggtgggatagtctagtggttaaagcattcgctcgtcacgccgaatacccgggttcgattccccacatgggtacaatgtgtgaggcccattttctggtgtcccccgccgtgatatcgctggaatattgctaaaagcggcgtaaaaccaaactcactcaccaactcttTCTAATGAAGGCATATGATTTACAGACAAAAATTAGTGATGTTCACAGCCATAAATGGACATTTAGAGTAAATTGTCTGACAGTCCAAGACTCCAAATGCAGAAATTCAACAGTAGAACGTCTCCaaaacttgagtgagtgagtttaattttacgccgcacgcagtaatattccagctatatggcgacagtctgtaaataatcgcgggctagtgcagtgatcaacagcatgagcatcgatctccgcaattgggaaccgatgacatgtgtcaacaaagtcagcgagcctcccTAACTTGATGGTTAGTAAAATGCCAGCTCTGTAAACCTTTACAGAAGCCTTGTGTCGAAGTACACTAATTTCACTAGCAAGCATACGGGGGATATACCAAGTGATATAATGGGACACACAAGAACGGGTTAATCGATGTGGATGACTTTGTGCTTTATCCAcgtattgcagttgtgttttagACAATGACTTTTTCTTTGGTTCAGCGACAACCCGTCATCGTATCTTAAGTGGcacttgtgtagatcgatgctcatgctgttgatcactggattgtctggtccagatttgatcatttatagaccgccgccatatagcttgaatactgctgagtgtggtgtagtATAGTTACAGTGCGTCTACAATACAATAGATATTGCAAGGTTGTATTGACGACACGATGCATATTCCGATACTAGAGTTCTTGTCATCCTCGCTAACGACAGAATATTGTATCGCGATGCTTGATGTTTTGGTACTAGACATATCTATAAGTTACGATGCACCATCCTCTCGCTGCGATAAATATCGAAATATTTATATACGTATATAATATACAATACATATATCCCGATACTCCAAACTCGTTGGTCGATCAACACATCGACAACATACACCCACGTGCTCATTGCGAAATGCATCAGGTTCCGCAAACACTTATTAAAGTCATTTGCTCGTGCGGGTGTGATATATGACGTCACGTACAGAGAGGGTCAAGCTCCAGTCACGTGGAGATTACTGATACGACTCGTTGATAACTGGGCGAGGGTCATCAATATCACATTGTGTTCGGAGCTCATAGCAACAAAATCATGTCGGAAAAAGAAGGTATTTAGATTTAGAACTGTTACACTTGACACATTTTAATTCTGATCTACCATTTCTGTACTGTATAAGTCTGCTGTATTTTGTAAGCAGTAAGCTTCGGCCTCAGTGTCAGTAGACAGGCGATAGCTTGTTGTGtcaacatgtaaaatattatcTATATAGAACGGGACAAGTCTTCATTAAGATTGTGTTCTCCAGATTCTAAATTATTAGAGACTGGCAACATTAATCAGATAATACACAACCTTAAAGGAGAGAACACTaacgaaaacaaacattttcatagGGGTAAAGGTATTTTGAAAATCACCTACGTTTTCAAGCTAATGTGAAATCTCTTACTAATCTTGGTTATAGATGTTTCATCGCATGTCAGTCTCGATTTATTTATGTTAAAAATAGCACTGACAGTACAGCTTGTTCatcttgacctgatcaagtgaatactaatgcattgcctGACCGTGGCCTATCTGGTTACTTCTATTATTGTGAAAGGGTGCAgctttgtcagttgattgtcaacatgccCGGACACTCGAGACAAGGTTGCCGTTTGGCATCTAAGTGTCGAGAAATCTTCACCAGTGTCCTCACTCTCTTTGAAAAAGGACCTAGAGATGGTTTAATGTGCCCGATGTATGCATGTTTTGCACGAACGTAACATTAATAACATTCTCTGTTCCCATATGTAGTTAACTGtcgtttgtgccatttgatcTTCCGGGTCACGCCTATGTTGACTAGCTCATGTCACGCTGAATAAGCTTTGTTAGTTTGTAACTTTGAATGACTGAACTTTATTCTGTAAATGAATCTCGTCGGTACTGCTTCCTCTTAGCATTTAGATTTTCATGACCCATATCTTTGTCACTTTCAAATGCACAACATTTCTCCTGCCTAAATCTGTCTTTTCATGGAAGTAAAGGTGGCTATTTCCCTTGTTCAATGATACCGTACATCCTCAGGCAATACACCACCGTCcgatttaaaaaagaaacaaaacgatTTGTAATAATTAGTGGTTTTGGCAATATCTCAGTCTAGTCACATACGTCGTCACGAGCGGGAAGGTGACGTGAGTTCCAACGGAATATGCATAACGACTGAAGCTTagataacagaaactgtttccgcgattaaaacatataaaaaagtattttcttaaaaataaaaaattggCGTACATGTTTTTGATGCCTATATCTTTCACCAAAATGCAGTTTGTTCTAATTTAAACACTATTTACAAGACGGCGAGCGAGGGAGAACATCGCAATGAGTAGCATTTTGAAAAGGGGTTATTTGGTGGAACGTGTTTTTCGATCCCGCttcaagaatgagtgagtgagtgagattttacACCTTACTGAGCAGAGTTTGTAACAGACAGGATATTTCAGATACTacttcaagagtgagtgagtttcttaATGCTGAAGTTAAAAAAGAAAACGTTTTCTTTGTAAAACATACTTTACTAAACTTTATGTACACAAACACCCCAGACTCACTCTACTCCGGCTAGACTAGCCATTATTGACTGTCATGATaaaaaaatgtgatattttttccACGCAGGAATTTTACCCCAAGGGGCCCCACCCAGTTATCAGCAAAGCCAGGGCTACGGTCCCACCCCAGGAGGCACTCCCGGGGTACCGAGCTATGCAGCTGTGGGTCAGCAAGGCTATAACACACCTTATGGAACTGGACAACCGCAAGTTAtagtaggttttgttttcaaatactgTAGTTGTTACTCTCCATATTTAAATCAGTTTATCCGCACACTGGACATGGTCGGCTCTATGGacatgtggttaaagcatcacgGACCGGAGTCTTGGTTAGAAGTGTCCTTCATCATCAAAttgtcctttcacaaagcactaacttgatcgtaagtcactacgGCAACCTTACTGCAacgttaaagaatgggagttaccaTTAACCTTCTTGAAAGAAGCCCCTCGGACCCCTTTCACGAACCagtctttactaaggttaaccttaactcccatgcTATAACATAGCCCTAAGGTTATCTTAGTGATCTACGATCACCTTgcacattgcactaaggttaccttagtgacttacgatcaccctagtgctttgtgaaaggagaccctggtCTTGGTTCCACGTTGTGATCTTACCGTAAAGAAGATCGTATCGCTTGCACTTGAACCTTGACATCAGCGGGCTCCTTCCATACCGCGATCTCAGCGCACGAACGATGGTAAAGACAACATCTGGACATTGCACTGACCGTCGACTAGAATGGACCGTGGCCGACTAagtggatcaggtggtcagactaggtAGTTGATGGTATGACCTTTCCGACCACGTGGACCAATGCTAATCATGTACTGAGGGGGAAAAcacgggatcacatgaaagcacaactgttcccttatttctttccaTTTGTTTACAAGCTAGGTGGTGCAAAACATATGACGAAatctggaaaaaaaataaaggaacacttgtccttaCGTGTGATCCTTTATTTACCCCCTCAGTATATTACTTTCATTTCCAGATGCGATTAATAATGATGCATACGGGTTTACAGTTTAGTTTTCTACAAATGATAGAGATGTATGTGTCATTATTGACTaaccaacttctagaattccTATCAAACAATCAGAAATGATTACTCCATTTAACTTTGCACGTTTCCTTATACAACACACAAACGCATGAATCTGTTATTATAACTAGCGGTCAGAAAAAAACACTTTGCCATTATTTAAATCTTTAAAGTTTAAAGTCACCAAAATACAGATGCATGAAGTAAAACATGTAAGGAAGAGCGAAGTCTCGACGAAATCAACATTCAAACTGAAAGCTGAACAagctctactactactactactactactactactactactactactggcaTGACAGTTGCCTGAACCGAGGTGGGCAAGCTTTCTCTTGAACAATGGACGCATTCATTAAAAATCGCCTCAGTTCTGTTATGCGTCACTTTAACAGCGTGCATGACCATCTCCTGATTCCACAAGACCTCCCCGGCGCGATATACCGTCATTCTGGATCTGTTCTTGTAGTTTGCCTGAATGATGAAGTCGCTGTCGAAAACGACGATCCATGACATGTAGATGTAATCATTAGGTTACATGTTTGGGTAGCGTGCAAGCAGAGCGTTCTGTGCAATTCCTACTGAATGGGGATCTAGCGGTAGGGTGCTGACAAAGGACCTCAGTAGGCAGCTGTTCAATGGGATGACCAAGAATGCCATCCATACAACTCTCAGTTGTCAATTGGATGTTGATGATGCACCTCCGCCCTCTTCTAAATCCCAAGTTCCTCCCAACACCATAACACCACCATCCCCATGTCCCGCTTCGTTTTCCCATTTGCCGTAAACATCAGTTTCATCTATCAACTCTGAACAATTAAAACTACTTTAATCAGTTAAGACGGCCCTCTGccagtcacgtcgctgccaACGACGTAAAGTCATTTCATCTCAATCTCTGCCTTTGCCAGTAAGTGTCCTCTGTAACGTCTGTTAGCTGTAATACCCAGGGCCACCTGGACACTGTCTGCCAGTGCGCCCACAGACAGTCGTCGCTAAGTCATTGCCAGGAATTGATCCTGGCGATGTAAATTCAGGCTATATCTCTTCCTGTGACGTAGGTAGTTCGTCGTCACGACTAGCATTGTTGGTATGAGTGACTTCTATCtacatgttgttgtttgtgtgccaATTGTGGCATGGCAGTGGTGTTTTCTATCACGTTGAGTCTCACATGCCATCCCTATGATTGACATACCTGATAGTTTCGGCTGCATAAGCGACATGTGTTGATCCCGGCATGTTgtctttcatgaaaaaatgtgcCATACTGTCACTTTTTGAAAAATTGTGTTTGCATTGACGTGTTTTCATTTGTGTATATAACCTTTTGTAATTTCCTTCTTAAAATGGTAAAGTTTCTTTTGACTGCCAGTTCTTAGCTGACGTGGTTGAGCCAACATAACCTCGCCTCGTGCAATGGTTTGCCTGGTACAAACTGAACTAGTTTTAGGTACCCGTAATGTTGCTCAGTTCGCAGCTGAAGCAAAGCTTTGCTTAAATTAACTTTGCTTAAGTTAGTGAATGAGTTCTAACACCACcgttaacaatatttcagcagtatcacaatgGAAcgaatgggcttaacacattgtaaccatgtagggaatcgaacccgggtcttcgctgtgacgagcgaacgctttcaccactacgctaccccatcGCCGCTTCTTTGCTTTAGACAAATCCCATACGGGGAATTTACGTTTAAGGGAAACCCGGCGCATAATTCGGTGACGCTTGATCAGGCTCTTGTTCATCTTGATGCATACAGAACGGATATGTATGTCCATGTCTCTGACATAATGCGATTCAGTGCTGCTGTTTGATATTGTAGTCCGCTTGTCACGAACTACGGATAACTCGATGAATGTTCATGTATCAAGGTCTCCAAGTCTTTGTGTGATGTTGAATTTTCTGCCGTTTCTGTAGGTGCACCAGCCAGGGGTCTATCGCGGACATGTGAGCGAGGTACCTGATAACATGGGACTGGCCATCCTAGCTACTGTACTGTGTTGCTGGCCGCTGGGCATTGTGGCAATCCTCAGAGCTCAAGAGGTGGGTATGACAAAATCCTAGCACAGGTTCTATTATGGATCTTGGTAAACACTGTCTTAGTAAATACTATCTTAGTAAACATTCTGGTACAAAGAATAGCTGAATTTGATGGTTGGTACTTAACGTGCCCTAAAAGGTTCTTGAACTtcttctttctttattttgaaattataattCAAACTACGTACCACACATTATGAACAAATGTGATTATTTTGGGATAATAGCCACAGCTCACGGAAGCGGATAGGCGAATATGTTGTCTGTAACAAGACACCATTCGTGTTCACATATGGAACGGTTCCTTTCGGaaatacagaaaacatacatGTGCACTTGTCTTGAGATTTGAAAAGTTCAGCAAGATTGGATAATTAGAAATGTCCCATAGTTTATTTGCATACTTCATATAATTAATTATCAGCCCAAATCTAGATCTAACACCCGATTAATGTTCTACTTCCCTGCAGGCTCGACGAGCTTTGGACCGAGGAGATGTTCCGTCAGCTCTCATGCTGTCCGCGCAGGCAAAGCGTTACTCTCTCTGGGCTGTGGCCTGTGGCTGTGTCCTTGTGGTTGTCGTCATCGTCGTGGTAGTCGTTATCGTGACGTCAAACTCCTATTATGACTGAGCTAGATACTCACTGGGGTTGGGTAAGGGTGAGGTTTGTTTTCAGACCTCTTCATAATCGCTAATATTTCCACGCCATGATAAGGAAATCGACATAACCGTGTTGACTGTAAAACCTTGTGCAATAAAGAATCCTTAGACGAACGTTGCTCATTATGATCCTTTGTTAATTTAAAGGTGCATGAATATAATAAACCATAAGTATTCCACTTTAGCAACGCCTGTCTGAAACCGACCAGTGACCAAACATTTACATACGACATCGTGCACGAAGAAGTGAAGCAAATAGCAGGAGTTAACCACCTGATGTTAGTTAATATGTGGCCTCCACAGCTCCTAACCTCAGTCCCCGTGAACTCTTGTGCAGATATCGgagatgtagtagtagtagtagcagtagcagcagcagtagcagtagcagtagtagaagtagtagtagcagtagttgtagtagtagtagcaacagcagcagcagtagtagtagtagtagttgtagtttcATGTGGTTTGTTTCTCGCCGCAGTCAGCACTATGTATCCCTACATTGTGacatggcggtctgtaaataatcaatttggacctgatgatccagtgattgacatcatgagaatCAATCACACGGGT
It encodes:
- the LOC137261527 gene encoding proline-rich transmembrane protein 1-like, translating into MSEKEGILPQGAPPSYQQSQGYGPTPGGTPGVPSYAAVGQQGYNTPYGTGQPQVIVHQPGVYRGHVSEVPDNMGLAILATVLCCWPLGIVAILRAQEARRALDRGDVPSALMLSAQAKRYSLWAVACGCVLVVVVIVVVVVIVTSNSYYD